The proteins below come from a single Oscillospiraceae bacterium genomic window:
- a CDS encoding glycosyltransferase family 39 protein, whose protein sequence is MVSKKKINGWAAVALVFLVCAVVYGLLSSYPRELAVYSDELRYLDVARSLLQGRGLRVRNMPSDYQKILYPLCILPALRLRTTAAQITAIGWLNAVYMASAVFPAYALARAMRLNPRRTAFLVGVTAVLPTMSAAATFMSETVFLPLSLWQVYFFLRAMLAAPRARVGWCAAAGAFCYLLYLNKEVALYYLIAWVLVRGWVWWHDKAGWRAELACNAALLGSFLACFVLAKVTLFRGLGNSYNQTGWLTGEQWRFLPFALVCDALFTVLAFWVYPVLLPLCGLHRPRRGSDARRTQLPLFLLLCLGIGVAVIAWSITVREDLHDPSPRQHMRYLEPLLIPLLAVTMDTLDEALTPARKCLLAALTALWSIGFAVVCRAIGAGAGDNTLLQWFDFVADRTDRLPGGSQTLWLAVWRVCIVLGVAVLGAVLVRHRGRRVLAAAALVLCAACYLGEWRINRWTYAIPAESAAGASALNESLAALDGKVLFLPCGVRQRDSQLIETYVARDVYIVEYETLLQSGALADGVLDLTAEAVGPEYPGRAYEDLTAADWVLAADGVPVDTDMLQPSGIDCPQGYCLYKNPTPGRVCFQAQG, encoded by the coding sequence ATGGTTTCTAAGAAAAAAATCAACGGCTGGGCGGCGGTGGCGCTGGTGTTTCTGGTGTGTGCGGTCGTCTATGGGCTGCTGAGCAGCTACCCGCGGGAGCTGGCCGTCTACAGCGATGAGCTGCGCTATCTGGATGTGGCGCGCAGCCTGCTGCAGGGGCGCGGGCTGCGGGTGCGCAATATGCCCAGCGATTACCAGAAGATCCTCTACCCGCTGTGCATCCTGCCGGCGCTGCGGCTGCGGACCACAGCCGCGCAGATCACGGCCATCGGCTGGCTGAACGCTGTGTATATGGCAAGCGCGGTCTTTCCGGCCTATGCGCTGGCGCGTGCGATGCGGCTGAACCCGCGCCGCACGGCGTTTCTGGTGGGGGTCACGGCGGTGCTGCCCACCATGTCGGCAGCGGCTACCTTTATGAGCGAAACGGTGTTTCTGCCGCTTTCCCTGTGGCAGGTGTACTTTTTCCTGCGGGCAATGCTGGCTGCGCCGCGGGCCCGGGTGGGCTGGTGTGCGGCGGCGGGGGCGTTCTGCTACCTGTTGTATCTGAATAAGGAGGTCGCACTCTATTACCTGATTGCATGGGTGCTGGTGCGCGGCTGGGTTTGGTGGCACGATAAGGCAGGCTGGCGTGCTGAGCTTGCCTGCAATGCGGCGCTGTTGGGCAGCTTTCTGGCCTGCTTTGTGCTGGCCAAGGTCACGCTGTTCCGGGGGCTGGGCAACTCCTACAACCAGACCGGCTGGCTGACCGGGGAGCAGTGGCGCTTCCTGCCCTTTGCACTGGTCTGTGATGCGCTGTTTACCGTGCTGGCGTTCTGGGTGTACCCCGTGCTGCTGCCCCTCTGCGGGCTGCACCGCCCCCGCCGGGGCAGCGATGCCCGCCGTACCCAGCTGCCGCTTTTCCTGCTGCTCTGTCTGGGCATTGGCGTGGCGGTCATCGCATGGTCTATCACCGTGCGGGAGGATCTGCACGATCCCTCGCCCCGGCAGCATATGCGGTATCTGGAGCCGCTGCTCATCCCGCTGCTGGCCGTGACGATGGATACGCTGGACGAGGCACTGACACCCGCCCGGAAATGCCTTCTGGCTGCGCTGACCGCCCTTTGGAGCATCGGCTTTGCAGTGGTCTGCCGGGCCATTGGTGCGGGCGCGGGGGATAATACTCTGCTGCAGTGGTTTGACTTTGTGGCCGACCGCACTGACCGCCTGCCCGGCGGCAGCCAGACCCTGTGGCTGGCTGTCTGGCGCGTCTGCATTGTGCTGGGCGTGGCTGTACTGGGCGCTGTGCTGGTGCGGCACCGCGGCCGCAGGGTGCTGGCTGCCGCCGCGCTGGTGCTTTGCGCGGCCTGCTATCTGGGCGAGTGGCGGATCAACCGCTGGACCTACGCGATACCCGCTGAGAGCGCAGCCGGTGCCAGCGCACTGAACGAGAGCCTTGCCGCGCTGGACGGCAAGGTGCTGTTCCTGCCCTGTGGGGTGCGCCAGCGGGACAGCCAGCTTATCGAAACGTATGTCGCGCGGGATGTCTATATCGTCGAGTATGAGACGCTTTTGCAGAGCGGTGCGCTGGCAGACGGCGTGCTGGACCTGACCGCCGAGGCGGTCGGACCGGAGTACCCGGGCCGCGCGTATGAGGATCTGACCGCTGCAGACTGGGTGCTGGCCGCAGACGGCGTGCCGGTGGATACCGACATGCTGCAGCCGTCCGGCATCGACTGCCCGCAGGGCTACTGCCTGTACAAAAACCCAACCCCCGGGCGCGTCTGCTTTCAGGCGCAGGGATAA
- a CDS encoding NAD-dependent epimerase/dehydratase family protein, translated as MKVLVTGAAGFIGGQLWHKLWQRGDEVVGIDNFSYGNLDNLKFDDHDFGAEVRKMDIRDKAGMLQLFEEEQFEVVYNIAGIAPLPDCQSDPVQAIEVNTLGLVNLLEAGRRTGIRQLVQASTNAMYENETEFPTVESKFNPPTLIYPNTKYCGERFAQSFADTYGMTVTCLRFANVYGPHIDCLRKQPPFVGYMIRELYYDRTPEFHSDGNQRRDYIYVDDLIALALRVVEQPQKGFDAVNVSSNRSYSVKELYAIASRLMGKSIEAKYCPSSHYWAKYPELYGGAYGIKPEILDHEVNKFSQCDNTHAREAYGWQPQVDIETGLSRVIEAETKMLAEKDKK; from the coding sequence ATGAAGGTTCTGGTAACGGGTGCAGCCGGGTTTATCGGTGGTCAGCTCTGGCACAAGCTGTGGCAGCGCGGCGATGAGGTCGTGGGTATCGACAACTTCTCCTACGGCAATCTGGACAACCTGAAGTTTGATGACCATGATTTCGGTGCCGAGGTGCGGAAGATGGATATCCGCGACAAGGCCGGGATGCTCCAGCTGTTTGAGGAAGAACAGTTCGAGGTCGTGTACAACATTGCGGGCATTGCCCCCCTGCCGGACTGCCAGAGCGACCCGGTGCAGGCCATCGAGGTCAATACGCTGGGCCTTGTGAACCTGCTGGAGGCAGGCCGCCGCACCGGCATCCGGCAGCTGGTGCAGGCCTCCACCAACGCTATGTATGAGAACGAGACCGAGTTCCCGACCGTGGAGTCGAAGTTCAACCCGCCGACGCTGATCTACCCCAACACAAAATACTGCGGCGAGCGGTTTGCCCAGAGCTTTGCTGACACCTACGGCATGACCGTGACCTGCCTGCGCTTTGCCAATGTCTACGGCCCGCACATCGACTGCCTGCGCAAGCAGCCGCCGTTTGTGGGCTACATGATCCGCGAGCTGTACTATGACCGCACGCCGGAGTTCCACTCTGACGGCAACCAGCGCCGCGATTATATCTATGTCGATGACCTGATCGCGCTGGCGCTGCGCGTGGTGGAGCAGCCCCAGAAGGGCTTTGACGCGGTGAATGTCTCCAGCAACCGCAGCTATTCCGTTAAGGAGCTGTATGCCATTGCCAGCCGCCTGATGGGCAAGAGCATCGAGGCCAAGTACTGCCCGAGCAGTCATTATTGGGCCAAATATCCCGAGCTGTACGGCGGGGCCTACGGCATCAAACCGGAGATCCTTGACCATGAGGTGAACAAGTTCAGCCAGTGCGACAACACCCACGCCCGCGAGGCCTACGGCTGGCAGCCGCAGGTGGACATCGAGACAGGCCTGAGCCGGGTCATCGAGGCAGAAACGAAGATGCTGGCGGAAAAAGATAAGAAATAA
- a CDS encoding glycosyltransferase family 2 protein yields the protein MEKLLVFIPAYNCEKQVTRVLSQLLDKRIAPWVGECIVVNNRSTDGTEAAVQDWMARHPDAPVRLLRNDRNYGLGGSHKVAFGYAAAHGYAHLVVLHGDDQGAIADLLPILNDDTYKKYDCCLGSRFMRGSKTGGYSALRTVGNYGFNWLFSLVARRKITDLGSGLNLYAVAPLKNEYYKKFPDTLYFNDCMILALCQMKQRVLFFPISWREEDQVSNNKLTSFGISLLKLCGKYLAGPKAFVEGEWRDNIIEDYSYEVVASNL from the coding sequence ATGGAGAAACTACTGGTTTTTATCCCTGCCTACAACTGTGAAAAGCAGGTCACGCGGGTGCTTTCGCAGCTGCTTGACAAACGCATCGCCCCTTGGGTGGGGGAGTGCATCGTTGTAAACAACCGTTCCACCGATGGCACTGAGGCCGCTGTGCAGGACTGGATGGCCCGCCACCCCGATGCGCCGGTGCGCCTTTTGCGCAATGACCGCAACTACGGTCTGGGCGGCAGCCATAAGGTGGCGTTCGGCTATGCGGCCGCCCACGGGTATGCGCATCTTGTCGTACTGCACGGTGACGATCAGGGGGCCATCGCCGACCTGCTGCCGATCCTGAACGATGATACCTATAAAAAATACGACTGCTGCCTCGGCTCCCGCTTTATGCGCGGCAGCAAGACCGGCGGCTACAGTGCGCTGCGCACGGTGGGCAACTACGGCTTCAACTGGCTTTTCAGTCTGGTGGCGCGCAGAAAAATCACCGACCTGGGCAGCGGACTGAACCTGTATGCCGTGGCCCCGCTGAAAAACGAATACTACAAAAAGTTCCCTGACACGCTGTATTTTAACGATTGCATGATTCTGGCACTCTGCCAGATGAAGCAGCGGGTGCTGTTCTTCCCCATCAGCTGGCGGGAGGAGGATCAGGTCAGCAACAATAAGCTGACGAGCTTCGGTATCAGTCTGCTCAAGCTCTGCGGGAAGTATCTGGCAGGGCCGAAGGCGTTTGTTGAGGGCGAGTGGCGCGACAACATTATTGAGGATTACAGCTACGAGGTCGTAGCGTCCAACCTGTAA
- a CDS encoding NTP transferase domain-containing protein has translation MSKLHLILPMAGRGSRFFENGFVCPKPLIEINGKPFFYWAARSIEKYVDCADITFVVLQEHIRDFAIDEKIRTYWPEARIIALPEVTEGAAVTALKGCEGLPDGEPILFNDCDHLFICSAFNAFCEKGHFADGPAGALLTFESDSPAYSYLQYGADGNVCHTVEKQVVSHDAICGAYYFKDKRTYADACAAYLKNCEYKEFFVSGIYNVLAAQGARIAGFACDLHLPFGTPDEYRTAEKPENRAGFDALG, from the coding sequence ATGAGTAAGCTGCATTTGATTTTACCTATGGCCGGTCGGGGGAGCCGCTTTTTTGAAAACGGATTTGTCTGCCCGAAGCCATTGATTGAAATTAACGGAAAGCCGTTCTTTTACTGGGCGGCGCGCAGCATTGAGAAATATGTGGATTGCGCCGACATCACCTTTGTTGTGCTGCAGGAGCATATCCGCGACTTTGCGATTGACGAAAAGATCCGGACATACTGGCCTGAGGCGCGCATCATTGCCCTGCCGGAGGTGACCGAGGGGGCAGCCGTCACGGCGCTGAAGGGCTGCGAGGGCCTGCCCGACGGTGAGCCGATCCTTTTCAACGACTGCGACCACCTGTTTATCTGCAGCGCGTTCAATGCGTTCTGCGAAAAGGGCCACTTTGCCGACGGCCCTGCGGGGGCGCTGCTGACCTTTGAGAGCGATTCCCCGGCCTACAGCTACCTGCAGTACGGCGCGGACGGCAATGTCTGCCATACGGTGGAAAAGCAGGTCGTCAGCCATGACGCCATCTGCGGCGCGTATTATTTTAAGGATAAGCGCACCTACGCCGACGCCTGCGCCGCATATCTGAAAAACTGTGAGTATAAGGAATTTTTTGTATCCGGCATCTACAATGTGCTGGCAGCGCAGGGCGCACGGATCGCAGGCTTTGCGTGTGATCTGCACCTGCCCTTCGGCACACCGGACGAATACCGCACCGCAGAAAAACCGGAGAACCGCGCCGGATTTGACGCGCTGGGGTGA